Proteins from a single region of Corynebacterium casei LMG S-19264:
- a CDS encoding TetR/AcrR family transcriptional regulator — protein sequence MVRVNPPVQVQSSTHRGRPGYSRDDVIDAAVREFNQRGYEATSMGHVASVLGISKSALYHHISSKEEILDSAVTRAQDSLDAVVDEAIASDASAGERIRSLIHGAIAVLCNDQEAVTLLLRLRGNSELEKRALQRRREFTRRVIPLIDAAQASGEVRSDLDTGVLTRLMFGTVNSVIEWYEPGGRLSPDEIARHAVVLLFGGAARD from the coding sequence ATGGTGCGTGTGAACCCTCCTGTACAAGTCCAATCCTCCACCCACCGCGGCCGCCCAGGCTATTCCCGCGATGATGTCATCGATGCTGCGGTGCGTGAGTTTAACCAGCGCGGCTATGAAGCCACCAGCATGGGCCATGTTGCCAGCGTGCTGGGCATTTCCAAGTCGGCGCTGTATCACCACATTTCTTCCAAGGAGGAGATTTTGGACTCGGCGGTCACCCGCGCGCAGGACTCACTGGATGCGGTGGTTGATGAAGCTATTGCTAGTGATGCCTCCGCTGGGGAGAGGATTCGCTCGCTGATTCACGGCGCCATCGCGGTGCTGTGCAATGACCAAGAGGCGGTGACCTTGCTGCTGCGCCTGCGTGGAAACTCCGAGCTGGAAAAGCGTGCCTTGCAGCGTCGACGCGAATTTACCCGCCGCGTTATTCCGCTCATTGATGCCGCTCAAGCCTCCGGTGAGGTGCGCTCTGATTTGGACACTGGCGTGCTTACGCGCCTGATGTTCGGCACCGTCAACTCCGTTATCGAATGGTATGAGCCAGGCGGACGCTTGTCCCCTGATGAAATTGCACGTCACGCCGTTGTGCTGCTTTTTGGGGGCGCAGCACGCGACTAG
- the paaI gene encoding hydroxyphenylacetyl-CoA thioesterase PaaI: protein MHKILAPGVAEEEQFAHVRNMFADDLATANLGITITHVSIGRCDGHFTITPEMCNGHLTAQGGFLYTFADSLFAGACNSPGEVAVAVHNSIHYMAPAFSGDEIHGTAEIKQHWGRNGIVDVQLTKDGKTIAEFRGTFRQLPGKPEAESPSRTRRSFGIQ from the coding sequence ATGCATAAGATTTTGGCCCCCGGCGTCGCCGAGGAAGAACAATTCGCACACGTTCGCAACATGTTCGCCGATGACTTGGCCACCGCGAACCTGGGCATCACCATCACGCACGTGTCCATAGGCCGTTGCGATGGCCACTTCACCATCACTCCAGAAATGTGCAACGGACACCTCACCGCGCAAGGCGGTTTCTTGTACACCTTCGCTGATTCCCTGTTTGCCGGCGCGTGCAACTCCCCTGGCGAAGTAGCCGTGGCCGTACACAACTCCATTCATTACATGGCGCCGGCATTTAGCGGCGATGAAATCCACGGCACTGCTGAAATCAAGCAGCACTGGGGCCGCAACGGAATCGTGGACGTGCAACTAACCAAAGACGGCAAGACCATCGCTGAATTCCGCGGCACCTTCCGCCAACTTCCTGGCAAGCCCGAAGCCGAGAGTCCCAGTAGGACCCGAAGAAGCTTCGGCATCCAATAA
- the paaA gene encoding 1,2-phenylacetyl-CoA epoxidase subunit PaaA, whose translation MTTAERSLTSVGEDDAAGQKLFEELIAADSRIEPTDWMPAAYRKTLVRQVSQHAHSEIIGMQPEANWITRAPSLKRKSILMAKVQDEAGHGLYLYSAAETLGTSRDEMVQQLLDGTAKYSSIFNYPARTWADIGAIGWLVDGAAIVNQVPLCRASYAPYGRAMVRICKEESFHQRQGWEILYELAHGTEAQKQMAQEAINRFYGPALQMFGPPDTDSPNSQQSMEWNIKRFSNDDLRQRFVDMIVPQAEALGLHFEDPDLKWNEERGHYDFGELDWDEFKQVIKGEGPCSVQRMQRRRQAHEDGAWVREAAAEFAKKYHGAESALSA comes from the coding sequence ATGACAACCGCAGAACGCTCCCTAACTTCCGTCGGCGAAGATGACGCCGCCGGCCAGAAGCTTTTTGAAGAACTGATCGCTGCTGACTCCCGGATCGAACCAACCGACTGGATGCCCGCGGCATATCGCAAGACCCTGGTGCGCCAGGTCTCCCAGCACGCTCACTCCGAGATCATCGGTATGCAGCCGGAAGCCAACTGGATTACCCGCGCACCATCGCTTAAGCGCAAGTCCATTTTGATGGCGAAGGTTCAAGACGAAGCCGGCCACGGCCTCTACCTGTATTCCGCGGCAGAAACCCTGGGCACCTCACGTGATGAGATGGTGCAGCAGCTTCTCGATGGCACTGCGAAGTACTCCTCCATCTTCAACTACCCGGCGCGCACCTGGGCTGATATCGGCGCCATCGGCTGGCTGGTTGATGGTGCTGCCATTGTTAACCAGGTTCCACTGTGCCGCGCTTCTTATGCTCCTTATGGCCGCGCGATGGTACGCATCTGTAAGGAAGAGTCCTTCCACCAGCGTCAAGGCTGGGAGATCCTCTACGAATTGGCGCACGGCACCGAGGCACAGAAGCAGATGGCACAAGAAGCCATAAACCGTTTCTACGGCCCGGCACTGCAGATGTTCGGCCCACCAGATACAGATTCCCCGAACTCCCAGCAGTCCATGGAATGGAATATCAAGCGCTTCTCCAACGACGATCTGCGTCAGCGCTTCGTCGACATGATTGTTCCGCAGGCAGAGGCTTTGGGCTTGCACTTTGAAGACCCAGACCTGAAGTGGAATGAAGAACGCGGCCACTACGACTTTGGCGAGCTGGACTGGGATGAGTTTAAGCAAGTCATCAAGGGCGAAGGCCCATGCAGCGTGCAGCGTATGCAGCGTCGCCGCCAGGCACATGAAGACGGCGCCTGGGTTCGTGAGGCTGCTGCAGAATTTGCCAAGAAGTACCACGGCGCCGAATCCGCACTCTCGGCCTAA
- the paaB gene encoding 1,2-phenylacetyl-CoA epoxidase subunit PaaB produces MTENQWPMWEVFVRSSRGLSHVHAGSLHAPDATMALRNGRDLYTRRNEGSSVWVVPSEAISSTDPDSKGGFFESAKGKAYRHATYYNKSEGVPHL; encoded by the coding sequence ATGACTGAAAACCAATGGCCAATGTGGGAGGTCTTTGTTCGTTCCTCCCGCGGTCTGTCACACGTTCACGCTGGTTCTTTGCACGCGCCTGATGCCACGATGGCCCTGCGCAATGGCCGCGATTTGTACACCCGCCGCAATGAGGGCAGCTCCGTATGGGTTGTACCATCCGAAGCGATTTCTTCCACCGACCCAGATTCCAAGGGCGGCTTCTTCGAATCCGCAAAGGGCAAGGCTTACCGCCACGCTACTTACTACAACAAGAGTGAAGGAGTGCCGCACCTATGA
- the paaC gene encoding 1,2-phenylacetyl-CoA epoxidase subunit PaaC: protein MSGFAAADSATTQSLGDAISAEDIRTSGIKAENQVAQYAAMLGDDALILAQRLGWWISRAPEMEEDIALGNIALDLIGHTRFFYTYAASAWDKTEDDLAYFRTEEEFRSARLVEQENGDFGQTIARQLLFSHYQYALYSKLQYSADETIAAIAAKAIKEVEYHVDHSNQWMLRLGLGTEESHRRISAGIYYMWPYLEELFEDLELHKELAAQDIAVLPSSLREETLERITHVLEKSNVEVPKVSPARSNQRTGRFSEHRGYILAEMQSLARQHPGATW, encoded by the coding sequence ATGAGTGGATTCGCTGCTGCAGATTCTGCCACCACCCAATCTTTGGGTGATGCAATCTCTGCTGAAGATATTCGCACCTCCGGCATCAAGGCCGAGAACCAGGTCGCGCAGTATGCTGCCATGCTTGGCGATGACGCCCTGATCCTCGCCCAGCGCCTCGGCTGGTGGATCTCACGCGCCCCAGAGATGGAAGAAGATATCGCACTCGGCAATATCGCACTCGATTTGATCGGTCACACGCGCTTTTTCTACACCTACGCGGCCAGCGCGTGGGATAAGACCGAAGATGACCTGGCGTATTTCCGTACGGAAGAAGAGTTCCGCTCAGCACGTCTGGTGGAGCAGGAAAATGGCGACTTCGGACAGACCATCGCTCGGCAACTGCTTTTCTCCCACTACCAGTACGCGCTGTACAGCAAGCTGCAATACTCTGCTGATGAGACCATTGCTGCGATTGCCGCGAAGGCTATCAAGGAAGTGGAATACCACGTTGACCACTCCAACCAGTGGATGCTGCGCCTAGGTCTTGGTACTGAGGAATCACACCGCCGCATCTCCGCTGGCATCTACTACATGTGGCCTTACCTGGAAGAACTTTTCGAGGACCTGGAACTACACAAAGAGTTGGCCGCACAAGACATCGCAGTTCTGCCATCCAGCCTGCGCGAAGAGACCTTAGAGCGCATCACCCACGTGTTGGAGAAGTCCAACGTAGAAGTGCCGAAGGTTTCTCCTGCTCGTTCAAATCAGCGCACTGGTCGCTTTTCTGAGCACCGCGGCTACATTCTGGCCGAGATGCAATCGCTGGCACGCCAGCATCCTGGCGCAACCTGGTAA
- the paaD gene encoding 1,2-phenylacetyl-CoA epoxidase subunit PaaD — protein sequence MSAATSPHPFEKPTVNPSDHPLRPANEADAAVWDIAARVPDPEIPVISIADLGILRDAKLVSDEAIVTITPTYSGCPAMDHITADVTDALKAAGFDQVTVDLVLQPAWTTDWMTEEGRENLRGYGIAPPTGKAAKSGPIPLTLAAPAPIPCPHCGSKNTSKLAQFGSTSCKALYSCRDCFEPFDYFKVH from the coding sequence ATGTCTGCCGCAACATCCCCCCACCCTTTTGAAAAGCCCACTGTAAATCCCTCTGATCACCCACTGCGTCCCGCCAATGAAGCGGATGCTGCGGTGTGGGATATTGCAGCGCGGGTTCCGGATCCAGAAATCCCAGTTATCTCCATTGCTGACTTAGGCATCCTGCGCGATGCAAAGCTGGTCAGTGACGAAGCTATCGTCACCATCACGCCAACTTACTCAGGATGCCCCGCGATGGACCACATCACCGCCGATGTCACCGATGCCTTAAAGGCCGCCGGCTTTGACCAAGTCACCGTTGACCTAGTGCTGCAACCCGCGTGGACCACGGACTGGATGACCGAAGAGGGCCGGGAGAACTTGCGCGGATATGGCATTGCACCTCCTACCGGCAAGGCTGCGAAAAGTGGCCCTATTCCTTTAACACTTGCTGCGCCGGCACCGATTCCGTGCCCGCACTGTGGGTCTAAAAATACTTCTAAACTCGCCCAATTTGGTTCGACTTCCTGCAAGGCGCTGTACAGCTGCCGCGACTGCTTTGAACCTTTCGATTACTTCAAGGTGCACTAA
- the paaE gene encoding 1,2-phenylacetyl-CoA epoxidase subunit PaaE — translation MTASLNPVKENSQKNKKKKATFNTLTVSKVRPLTDNAVEVSFDIPEELQDDYDYIPGQYVALRAMIDGQEHRRSYSICDVPRPGRLRVAIKRDRGGIFSTWANDTLEAGTQIDVMNPQGAFVSKTHLTGLNNPEVIREEISKIDNPHLVAIAAGSGITPIMAIAQTVLSESEDSTFELIFANKGGSEVMFAEEIGDLKDKYPTRFAVHHVLSREQRVNPLFSGRIDSEKLQLLLDNVVRTEAIDEWFLCGPFELVQLVRDELNGRKVDEQTIRYELFTTGKPTGSQQQTGRHVVADPDGKNVEIAFNLDGLSGKVESPESANETLLNATLRARPDVPFACAGGVCGTCRAKLVEGEVDMAENFALEKDEIEKGYILTCQSRPKTPTITLDFDA, via the coding sequence ATGACTGCTTCGCTGAACCCTGTGAAAGAGAATTCACAGAAGAACAAGAAAAAGAAGGCCACGTTCAACACGTTGACGGTCTCCAAGGTTCGTCCGCTTACCGATAATGCGGTGGAAGTCTCCTTCGATATCCCCGAAGAACTTCAGGATGACTATGACTACATTCCCGGCCAATACGTTGCGCTGCGCGCGATGATTGATGGCCAGGAGCACCGTCGTTCCTATTCCATCTGTGATGTCCCACGTCCTGGGCGTTTGCGCGTTGCTATTAAGCGCGACCGCGGCGGTATCTTCTCCACTTGGGCTAATGACACCTTGGAAGCGGGCACGCAGATTGACGTGATGAACCCGCAGGGTGCGTTCGTATCCAAGACCCACCTGACGGGCTTGAACAACCCAGAGGTCATCCGCGAGGAAATTTCCAAGATTGATAACCCACACCTAGTGGCTATCGCCGCGGGTTCTGGCATCACACCCATCATGGCGATTGCGCAGACCGTGCTTTCGGAAAGTGAAGACTCCACCTTCGAGCTGATTTTTGCCAACAAGGGCGGCAGTGAAGTCATGTTCGCTGAAGAAATCGGCGATCTTAAAGACAAGTACCCAACCCGTTTCGCCGTGCACCACGTGCTCTCCCGCGAACAGCGCGTCAACCCACTGTTTTCCGGACGCATTGACTCTGAGAAGCTTCAGCTGTTGCTCGACAACGTGGTTCGCACCGAAGCCATCGACGAATGGTTCCTATGCGGCCCCTTTGAGCTAGTCCAGTTGGTGCGCGATGAACTCAACGGCCGCAAGGTCGATGAGCAGACCATCCGCTATGAGCTGTTTACCACCGGCAAACCCACCGGCAGCCAGCAGCAGACCGGCCGCCACGTGGTAGCTGACCCGGACGGCAAGAATGTGGAAATCGCCTTCAACCTCGATGGCTTATCCGGCAAGGTGGAATCTCCAGAGTCCGCGAATGAAACCCTGCTCAACGCCACCTTGCGTGCGCGCCCCGATGTTCCTTTCGCCTGCGCCGGTGGTGTGTGCGGCACCTGCCGCGCCAAGCTGGTTGAAGGCGAAGTCGACATGGCAGAGAACTTCGCGCTGGAAAAGGATGAGATTGAAAAGGGCTACATCCTCACCTGCCAGTCTCGCCCAAAGACTCCGACCATCACCCTAGATTTTGATGCTTAA
- a CDS encoding enoyl-CoA hydratase/isomerase family protein → MIDLKFNEDNTIAEVVLNNPKAMNSLAPEDLTELSKAYSEAEKAGVRALLLRGEGRGFSAGRNIKGLDPRDDDATDYLANKVTPVLKQMSEFPAPTFSAVHGVCLGVGLGLAIATDIVYVAEDAKFGSPFANLGATLDSGGHALFVERLGAHRAMDLIVTGDMISGTEAVSTGLFSRAVPADDLLEFTRDKVQRAAHGATQAFVASKKLVADIRDSKTGLWDSVHDENIAQGALCSSDDYLEGFSAFNEKRPPVFKGN, encoded by the coding sequence ATGATTGATCTTAAATTCAACGAGGACAACACCATCGCTGAGGTTGTCCTCAACAACCCGAAGGCCATGAACTCTCTGGCGCCGGAAGACCTCACTGAGTTGTCCAAGGCGTACTCGGAGGCAGAGAAGGCCGGCGTGCGCGCGCTTTTGCTGCGCGGTGAGGGCCGCGGCTTCAGTGCTGGCCGCAATATCAAGGGCCTCGATCCGCGCGATGATGACGCCACTGATTACCTCGCCAACAAGGTCACCCCGGTGCTCAAGCAGATGTCGGAATTCCCCGCACCCACGTTCTCTGCGGTGCACGGCGTGTGCCTCGGCGTAGGCCTGGGCCTGGCCATTGCCACCGACATTGTTTATGTCGCCGAGGACGCCAAGTTCGGCTCGCCCTTTGCCAACCTGGGCGCCACGTTGGACTCAGGCGGGCACGCGTTGTTCGTCGAGCGGCTCGGCGCACACCGCGCAATGGATTTGATTGTCACCGGTGACATGATCTCTGGCACCGAGGCAGTATCGACAGGGTTGTTCTCACGCGCAGTGCCTGCCGATGATCTCCTGGAGTTCACCCGCGACAAAGTCCAACGCGCAGCCCACGGCGCAACCCAAGCTTTTGTGGCTTCAAAGAAGCTCGTGGCTGATATCCGCGATTCCAAGACCGGCCTATGGGACTCGGTTCATGATGAGAATATCGCCCAAGGCGCACTGTGCTCTTCCGATGACTACCTCGAAGGCTTTTCCGCCTTCAACGAAAAGCGTCCCCCGGTCTTCAAAGGCAATTAA
- a CDS encoding thiolase family protein produces the protein MTESDSHAYLVSGFRTPVGKYGGALSSVRPDDMMALTIKKTVEEAGLDPAAVDEVIIGNANGAGEENRNIARMAWLLAGYPDTVPGITVNRLCASGMSAIALATAMVESGQADVVLAGGVESMSRAPWVMEKPTTPFAKPGQVFDTSIGWRFVNKQFAGMDKMTYSMPETAEEVANVFNISREDADAFAARSHARALAAIEAGKFDAEIVPVEVKDRKGNVTVVDTDEGPRPGSTPEVLSKLRPVTSLGEVTTAGNSSTLNDGASAVIVASQRGIEKLGLKPRARVVANAARGLQPEIMGMGPVLATREILTRTGWDLGEVDAVELNEAFATQSLACIRELGLDEEKTNAWGGAIALGHPLGSSGSRITLTLLNRLETEGGTRGIATMCIGVGQGTAIAIERV, from the coding sequence ATGACTGAATCTGATTCGCACGCATATCTGGTCTCAGGGTTTAGAACCCCAGTGGGCAAGTATGGCGGTGCGCTTTCTTCTGTCCGCCCGGATGACATGATGGCGCTGACCATTAAAAAGACCGTCGAGGAAGCAGGACTCGATCCAGCGGCAGTGGATGAAGTCATCATCGGCAATGCCAATGGCGCGGGTGAAGAAAACCGCAATATTGCGCGCATGGCATGGTTGCTGGCCGGCTACCCCGATACGGTTCCGGGTATCACCGTCAACCGTCTGTGCGCATCAGGTATGTCAGCGATTGCGCTGGCAACAGCCATGGTCGAATCAGGTCAAGCCGATGTTGTTCTCGCCGGTGGCGTGGAATCCATGTCGCGCGCACCGTGGGTCATGGAAAAGCCCACCACGCCTTTTGCCAAGCCAGGGCAGGTTTTTGATACTTCCATCGGCTGGCGTTTTGTCAATAAGCAGTTCGCGGGCATGGACAAGATGACTTACTCCATGCCGGAGACCGCCGAAGAAGTAGCAAATGTGTTTAATATCAGCCGCGAAGACGCCGATGCTTTTGCGGCACGCTCGCATGCTCGCGCTTTAGCTGCCATTGAAGCAGGCAAGTTCGATGCGGAAATTGTTCCGGTGGAAGTCAAAGACCGCAAGGGCAATGTCACCGTTGTGGACACCGATGAAGGACCGCGCCCGGGTTCCACCCCAGAAGTTTTAAGTAAATTGCGTCCGGTCACTTCCCTTGGTGAGGTCACCACTGCAGGTAACTCGTCCACGCTCAACGATGGCGCCTCGGCGGTGATTGTGGCCTCGCAGCGCGGTATTGAAAAGCTTGGCCTTAAGCCACGTGCCCGCGTGGTGGCGAATGCGGCACGCGGCCTGCAGCCAGAAATCATGGGCATGGGACCAGTACTCGCGACGCGTGAGATTCTCACCCGCACCGGTTGGGACTTAGGCGAGGTTGACGCGGTGGAGCTCAATGAAGCCTTCGCCACGCAGTCTTTGGCGTGTATCCGCGAGCTCGGCCTGGATGAAGAAAAGACCAACGCGTGGGGTGGCGCGATTGCGCTGGGCCACCCGCTGGGTTCTTCGGGCTCGCGCATCACGTTGACGCTGCTCAACCGCTTAGAAACTGAAGGCGGTACCCGTGGTATCGCCACCATGTGCATTGGCGTTGGCCAGGGCACCGCGATTGCGATTGAGAGGGTCTAA
- a CDS encoding enoyl-CoA hydratase/isomerase family protein, with protein sequence MTDIQTVTADFTALKITEEDGFVIARMNRPEVRNAIDETMVDEFHALCALLEREPKILVITGCVAETSKGPRGIFASGADIAQLRERRREDALRGINSGVFQRIAKLPSPVIAAIDGFALGGGLELALAADFRIATPGAKFGQPEANLGIIAGAGALWRLKEAVGNPLAKEILMAGRVLNGEEALQSHLVNELFAPEELDAGARAWAEKIAALDPLAVRLSKQLFDMPADVHPAVDNIAQAVLFESEAKFDRMQAFLDRKKK encoded by the coding sequence ATGACTGATATTCAGACTGTTACGGCAGATTTCACGGCGCTGAAGATCACCGAAGAAGACGGCTTTGTCATCGCGCGCATGAACCGCCCAGAAGTACGCAATGCGATTGATGAAACCATGGTTGATGAGTTTCACGCGCTGTGTGCCCTGTTAGAACGCGAACCAAAGATTCTGGTGATTACTGGCTGCGTGGCTGAGACCTCCAAGGGGCCACGCGGAATTTTCGCCTCCGGTGCGGATATCGCGCAGCTACGTGAGCGCCGCCGCGAGGATGCGCTGCGCGGGATTAACTCAGGCGTGTTTCAACGGATAGCGAAGCTACCCTCTCCCGTCATTGCGGCGATTGATGGTTTCGCTCTCGGCGGCGGCTTGGAGCTCGCACTTGCTGCGGACTTCCGGATTGCCACGCCCGGCGCGAAGTTCGGCCAACCTGAGGCGAACCTCGGCATCATCGCTGGTGCCGGCGCACTGTGGCGGCTCAAAGAGGCCGTGGGCAACCCGCTGGCCAAAGAAATCTTGATGGCCGGACGCGTGCTCAACGGCGAAGAAGCCCTGCAGTCACACCTGGTCAATGAGCTTTTCGCACCAGAGGAGCTTGACGCCGGGGCACGCGCGTGGGCTGAAAAGATTGCCGCACTGGATCCGCTGGCGGTGCGTTTGTCCAAGCAGCTTTTTGATATGCCAGCGGACGTCCACCCGGCGGTGGACAACATCGCGCAGGCGGTCCTGTTTGAGTCCGAGGCCAAGTTTGACCGCATGCAGGCATTTTTAGACCGCAAGAAGAAATAG
- a CDS encoding 3-hydroxyacyl-CoA dehydrogenase family protein: MAVPEKVGVLGGGRMGAGIAHAFLAAGANVKVVDINEDAVAAAEARVEKAIQGSIDRGAEGTFESWASRLTLSTDVSEFAGFDLVVEAVPESMDLKTTAFSNIAQAAPEAVIATNTSSLSVSELADTVANDVIGLHFFNPVPASKLVEVVVAKSTPNALVETAKGWVEDLRKTAVVVNDAPGFASSRLGVAIALEAIRMVEDGVASARDIDNAMVLGYKFPIGPLELTDIVGLDVRLGIAEYLKSTLGERFAPPQLMRDMVSRGELGRKSGKGFYDYSDD, from the coding sequence ATGGCTGTACCTGAAAAAGTTGGAGTACTCGGCGGCGGACGCATGGGCGCGGGTATCGCGCACGCGTTTCTCGCGGCCGGCGCGAATGTCAAGGTTGTAGACATCAATGAAGACGCGGTCGCTGCGGCAGAGGCGCGAGTGGAAAAGGCTATTCAAGGCTCCATCGACCGCGGCGCAGAAGGCACTTTTGAGTCCTGGGCGAGCCGCCTGACACTGTCCACCGATGTTTCAGAGTTCGCGGGCTTTGACCTGGTGGTTGAGGCAGTTCCAGAGTCCATGGACCTCAAGACCACAGCATTTAGCAATATCGCTCAAGCAGCGCCGGAGGCAGTCATCGCCACCAATACCTCCTCGCTGTCGGTCTCTGAACTGGCAGACACCGTGGCTAACGATGTTATTGGCCTGCACTTTTTCAACCCGGTTCCAGCATCCAAGCTGGTTGAGGTTGTGGTGGCAAAATCCACCCCGAACGCACTGGTGGAGACCGCCAAGGGTTGGGTGGAGGACCTGCGCAAAACCGCAGTGGTGGTCAATGACGCGCCTGGTTTCGCGTCCTCACGTTTGGGCGTTGCCATCGCTTTGGAGGCAATCCGGATGGTGGAAGACGGGGTGGCATCAGCACGCGATATCGATAATGCGATGGTGCTGGGCTACAAGTTCCCCATCGGCCCGCTGGAGCTAACCGATATCGTCGGCCTCGATGTCCGCCTGGGTATCGCCGAATACCTAAAGTCCACCCTGGGCGAGCGTTTTGCCCCACCGCAGCTCATGCGCGATATGGTCTCCCGCGGTGAACTGGGCCGGAAGTCCGGCAAGGGCTTTTACGATTACTCCGACGACTAG
- a CDS encoding PaaI family thioesterase, whose protein sequence is MQKYEQWTIELGELDEKMGVKVIEQSATKVVATMPIEGNRQSLGLLHGGAMASLAEAVGSWAAVIHASTMGKVAVGVDINATHHASGYAGLVTATATAIRLGRTMTSHEVVIEDESGRRLCTARITNAVIEKSS, encoded by the coding sequence ATGCAAAAGTATGAGCAGTGGACGATTGAGCTGGGAGAGCTTGACGAAAAGATGGGAGTGAAGGTCATTGAGCAATCAGCCACCAAGGTTGTTGCCACCATGCCTATTGAAGGCAACCGGCAATCCCTTGGCCTGCTTCACGGCGGGGCCATGGCAAGCCTGGCTGAAGCAGTGGGAAGCTGGGCCGCTGTTATCCACGCATCCACCATGGGCAAAGTTGCCGTGGGTGTTGATATCAACGCCACCCATCACGCTTCGGGGTATGCCGGGTTGGTCACTGCAACCGCCACCGCTATTCGCTTAGGCCGCACCATGACCAGTCATGAAGTTGTTATTGAAGATGAATCCGGCCGCCGCTTGTGCACGGCGCGTATCACCAACGCTGTTATTGAGAAAAGTTCTTAA